The Vibrio nitrifigilis genome window below encodes:
- a CDS encoding ParA family protein — MIVWSVANQKGGVGKTTTTITLAGLLSKQGKRVLLVDTDPHASLTTYLGYDADDVPSSLFDLFQLKEYTENSVAPLILRTDIEGIDIIPAHMSLATLDRVMGNRSGMGLILKRALLALRKNYDYVLIDCPPILGVMMVNALAASDRILIPVQTEFLAMKGLERMIRTLAIMQKSRNRSFKVTIVPTMYDKRTRASLQTLTQLKRDYPDQVWTSAVPIDTKFRDASLKRLPASHFAEGSRGVFAYKQLLLHLERLAIDE; from the coding sequence ATGATCGTTTGGAGTGTTGCAAATCAAAAAGGTGGGGTCGGTAAAACTACGACGACTATCACATTAGCTGGCTTACTGAGTAAGCAAGGCAAACGTGTGTTACTCGTTGATACGGATCCTCATGCATCTTTAACTACCTATCTTGGTTATGATGCTGATGACGTTCCATCCAGCCTGTTTGATTTGTTTCAACTAAAAGAGTATACGGAGAACAGTGTCGCACCGTTAATTCTGAGAACAGATATTGAAGGTATCGATATTATTCCGGCTCATATGTCGCTGGCAACGCTAGATCGTGTCATGGGTAATCGCAGTGGCATGGGATTGATTTTGAAACGCGCATTGCTGGCGTTGCGTAAGAATTACGACTACGTATTAATTGATTGTCCGCCAATTTTAGGTGTCATGATGGTTAATGCTCTAGCGGCCAGTGATCGCATTTTAATACCGGTTCAAACAGAGTTCTTAGCTATGAAAGGGCTAGAACGTATGATTCGAACTTTAGCGATTATGCAAAAATCACGTAATCGCTCGTTTAAAGTCACGATTGTTCCAACGATGTATGACAAGCGAACTAGGGCATCGTTACAAACATTAACTCAGCTAAAACGGGATTATCCGGATCAGGTTTGGACATCAGCGGTGCCGATTGATACCAAATTCCGTGATGCCAGTTTAAAACGCTTACCAGCGTCGCATTTTGCTGAGGGAAGCCGTGGTGTGTTTGCATATAAGCAATTGTTACTGCATTTAGAGAGGCTAGCTATCGATGAGTAG
- a CDS encoding protein-glutamate methylesterase/protein-glutamine glutaminase, with protein sequence MAIRVLVVDDSSFFRRRVSEIINSESRLEVIDVATNGKEAVEKALSLKPDVITMDVEMPVMDGITAVREIMAKGPVPILMFSSLTHEGAKSTLDALDAGALDFLPKKFEDIARNRDEAVAVLQQRVLSIASKKGLMRRPAPTSRSTTTSSTSVFDRTSRPTTTTTRQAAPATPRQVVSHSAPAGRFKATGKKYQLTAIGTSTGGPVALQKILTKLPGNYPHPIVLVQHMPATFTAAFASRLNSLCSIEVKEAQDGDVLRPGVAYLAPGGKQMMLEGRPGAAKLRIIDGGERMNYKPCVDVTFGSAAKVFGDKVLSMILTGMGADGRDGSRMLKEAGATIWAQDEESCVVYGMPQAVAKAGISSEDLPLDRISERMLVEVGLG encoded by the coding sequence ATGGCGATTAGAGTATTAGTTGTTGATGATTCAAGTTTTTTTCGACGTCGCGTTAGTGAAATCATCAACTCCGAATCGCGACTTGAAGTGATTGACGTTGCAACTAATGGCAAAGAAGCAGTAGAAAAAGCGCTGAGTTTGAAGCCAGACGTTATCACCATGGATGTTGAAATGCCAGTAATGGATGGCATCACAGCAGTCCGTGAAATCATGGCTAAAGGTCCTGTGCCGATTTTGATGTTTTCTTCGTTGACCCATGAAGGGGCTAAATCAACGTTGGATGCACTTGATGCTGGCGCATTAGATTTTTTACCTAAAAAGTTTGAAGACATTGCTCGTAATCGTGATGAAGCGGTAGCCGTACTACAGCAACGAGTGTTAAGTATCGCCTCTAAAAAGGGGTTGATGCGACGCCCAGCACCGACGTCTCGTTCGACTACTACCAGTTCAACAAGTGTCTTTGATCGTACTTCACGTCCGACTACGACCACAACTCGTCAGGCTGCCCCAGCGACACCTCGTCAAGTGGTGTCGCACAGCGCTCCTGCGGGACGATTTAAAGCCACGGGGAAAAAGTACCAGTTGACAGCAATTGGTACTTCAACAGGTGGACCGGTAGCGTTACAGAAAATTTTAACTAAATTACCAGGTAACTATCCTCATCCGATTGTTTTGGTGCAGCATATGCCTGCTACGTTTACCGCTGCTTTTGCTAGCCGACTGAACTCGTTATGCAGTATTGAAGTTAAGGAAGCTCAAGACGGTGATGTATTGCGTCCAGGCGTTGCGTATCTCGCTCCCGGCGGAAAGCAAATGATGTTAGAAGGGCGTCCTGGCGCTGCTAAATTACGCATCATCGATGGCGGTGAGCGTATGAACTATAAACCATGCGTAGATGTTACCTTTGGTTCAGCAGCTAAGGTATTTGGTGACAAGGTACTGTCAATGATATTGACAGGAATGGGTGCCGATGGTCGAGACGGGTCACGCATGCTCAAAGAAGCTGGGGCAACGATTTGGGCACAGGATGAAGAAAGCTGTGTCGTTTATGGTATGCCTCAAGCCGTAGCAAAAGCGGGTATCTCGTCGGAAGACTTGCCTCTAGATCGAATATCCGAACGTATGTTGGTTGAAGTAGGTCTTGGATAA
- a CDS encoding chemotaxis protein CheW, with protein sequence MSQNEVVEVRKEKSNDEVLQWVTFQLEEETYGINVMQVREVLRYTEIAPVPGAPDYVLGIINLRGSVVTVIDTRSRFGLVQGEVNDNTRIIVIESEHQVIGILVDSVAEVVYLRTSEIDTTPSVGTDESAKFIQGVSNRDGKLLILVDLNKLLTDEEWEEMAHL encoded by the coding sequence ATGTCTCAAAACGAAGTGGTAGAAGTGAGAAAAGAGAAATCAAATGACGAAGTGCTTCAGTGGGTGACGTTCCAACTTGAAGAAGAAACTTACGGCATTAACGTAATGCAGGTACGTGAAGTGCTGCGTTACACTGAGATCGCTCCTGTCCCTGGTGCGCCAGATTATGTTCTAGGTATCATCAATCTTCGTGGTAGCGTTGTAACAGTCATCGACACTCGTTCTCGTTTTGGTTTGGTGCAAGGTGAAGTTAACGACAACACACGCATTATCGTGATTGAATCTGAACATCAAGTGATTGGTATCTTGGTGGATAGCGTTGCGGAAGTTGTTTACCTACGTACTTCAGAAATCGATACAACACCAAGTGTAGGTACTGATGAAAGTGCTAAATTCATTCAAGGCGTCAGCAACCGTGATGGCAAACTTCTTATCCTTGTGGATTTGAATAAACTATTGACTGACGAAGAATGGGAAGAAATGGCTCATCTATAA
- a CDS encoding chemotaxis protein CheW, whose protein sequence is MSSAPPLSSEQALDEYFDALLCEEWGDEETVPEKDSELEPELARQPIAARSSGSPMFADEDIEELPGANLEEVQRLLNQLEQSNPVEELHLEEVMEQNTTDIAVETATIEETVVEEQVIEPVVEEIQEWDVTTLTEEDEGEPHHHVDAVEEEEVATENFIEEPQTDTDIDVDVDVAVASTTEQEVEQQVDTAPQTQTGGLNPENWKDPIRSEAFQVLYFDVNGVTFAVPLDELGGIHRMGELSHLIGRPKWYLGLQAQRDAQLDVVDTAKWVMAEKLRDDSYKEAYQYIVMLGESMWGLACSQLMGTELLQSEKVRWREQVGKRPWLAGMVKEKMCALIHVEALIAMLNAGLDVKSLDN, encoded by the coding sequence ATGAGTAGTGCGCCACCACTATCAAGTGAACAAGCATTAGATGAGTACTTTGATGCGTTGCTTTGTGAAGAATGGGGTGACGAAGAGACAGTACCCGAAAAAGACTCTGAATTAGAGCCTGAACTTGCACGCCAACCAATCGCGGCTCGTTCAAGCGGTTCTCCTATGTTTGCTGATGAAGACATCGAAGAACTTCCAGGGGCTAATCTTGAAGAAGTTCAGCGATTGTTAAATCAATTGGAACAGAGCAATCCAGTTGAGGAGCTCCATCTTGAAGAAGTGATGGAGCAAAATACCACAGATATCGCTGTGGAAACGGCAACCATAGAAGAAACAGTGGTTGAAGAGCAAGTGATTGAGCCTGTTGTTGAAGAAATTCAAGAATGGGATGTGACAACTCTTACTGAAGAAGACGAGGGCGAACCTCATCATCATGTCGATGCAGTAGAAGAGGAAGAGGTCGCCACCGAGAATTTTATTGAGGAACCTCAAACCGATACGGACATTGATGTCGACGTCGATGTTGCAGTAGCGAGTACAACTGAACAAGAAGTAGAACAGCAGGTCGATACAGCCCCTCAGACTCAAACGGGCGGGTTGAATCCAGAGAATTGGAAAGATCCTATTCGCAGTGAAGCGTTTCAAGTGTTGTACTTTGATGTGAACGGGGTCACGTTTGCGGTTCCTTTAGACGAATTAGGTGGTATTCACCGAATGGGTGAACTGAGTCATTTGATTGGTCGACCAAAGTGGTATTTGGGACTTCAAGCTCAGCGTGATGCTCAGCTTGATGTCGTGGACACTGCAAAGTGGGTGATGGCAGAGAAACTCAGGGATGACAGCTATAAAGAGGCATACCAATATATTGTTATGCTCGGTGAAAGCATGTGGGGGTTGGCCTGTTCTCAACTGATGGGAACCGAGTTACTGCAGAGTGAAAAGGTTCGTTGGAGAGAGCAAGTCGGCAAGCGTCCATGGCTCGCCGGAATGGTAAAAGAAAAAATGTGTGCTTTAATCCATGTAGAGGCATTAATTGCAATGCTAAATGCTGGGCTAGATGTGAAGTCACTCGATAATTAG
- a CDS encoding DUF2802 domain-containing protein, protein MGDWSWLHPSVIAGGFVLIICLLILVVIQVRREMTKQSDALRQQNRALDKELTKANKQLLEVRSVVVGLGQRVSEQQDIIGHLNERIMALETEDNDARLYSRASKMVKLGADLDELISECELPKAEAELMMSLQNKLAGREAVPPLASDPDNQQSSATRRRVKRSR, encoded by the coding sequence ATGGGTGATTGGTCTTGGTTACATCCTTCAGTGATCGCTGGAGGATTTGTTCTCATTATCTGCTTGTTGATCTTAGTTGTGATTCAGGTGAGACGTGAAATGACCAAGCAGTCAGATGCTCTGCGCCAACAAAATCGCGCGTTAGATAAAGAGCTAACTAAAGCCAATAAGCAGTTGCTTGAAGTTCGCTCTGTAGTGGTTGGGTTAGGGCAAAGAGTGTCTGAGCAGCAAGATATTATCGGTCATTTAAATGAACGCATCATGGCTTTGGAAACAGAAGATAATGATGCCCGTTTATATAGTCGTGCCAGTAAAATGGTGAAGCTTGGTGCTGACTTAGATGAGTTAATCTCTGAGTGTGAATTGCCCAAAGCTGAAGCTGAATTGATGATGTCGCTGCAAAATAAATTAGCCGGACGTGAAGCGGTCCCTCCGCTTGCGAGTGATCCGGATAACCAGCAATCATCGGCAACGCGAAGACGTGTAAAACGTTCTAGATAA